In Gossypium arboreum isolate Shixiya-1 chromosome 6, ASM2569848v2, whole genome shotgun sequence, the following are encoded in one genomic region:
- the LOC128293830 gene encoding uncharacterized protein LOC128293830 encodes MKRHSKTDSKLYLKARRDKREKLTYQSNENFQQNVCRARVIVYFDAAYDQQHSRSVSGLLARNEKGDILASKMVTHFEIVTPFMAEAQAELQTVKLGIFMGLNKMDVKGDSKTFIKKCQSSKIDKSTIGATIRDIQSTKDRFQEMGFHFIPKTMNIYAHVIVKEALKRRESCYLVGGILEHVSQAMEKYRPRHSD; translated from the coding sequence ATGAAGAGACATAGCAAAACAGATTCAAAGTTATATCTCAAAGCTCGACGGGATAAAAGAGAAAAACTCACATACCAGTCCAATGAAAATTTTCAACAGAATGTTTGCAGAGCAAGGGTTATAGTTTATTTTGATGCAGCTTATGACCAACAACATTCCAGATCGGTTTCGGGCTTGCTTGCACGAAACGAAAAGGGGGATATCTTAGCATCGAAAATGGTCACTCATTTTGAAATAGTTACTCCGTTCATGGCAGAGGCTCAAGCAGAGTTACAAACAGTGAAATTAGGAATCTTCATGGGATTAAATAAAATGGATGTAAAGGGTGACTCAAAAACTTTTATAAAGAAATGCCAAAGTTCCAAGATTGACAAATCGACCATTGGGGCAACTATTAGAGACATTCAAAGCACAAAAGACAGATTTCAAGAGATGGGGTTTCATTTTATCCCTAAAACAATGAATATTTATGCTCATGTTATTGTGAAGGAGGCTCTAAAGAGGAGAGAAAGCTGTTACCTGGTGGGAGGGATTCTAGAACACGTTAGCCAAGCTATGGAGAAGTATAGACCACGACATTCGGATTGA